The Triplophysa dalaica isolate WHDGS20190420 chromosome 20, ASM1584641v1, whole genome shotgun sequence genome segment ataacaaatgctgACTCAACCGACAAAGCTTAAAATGCCTGTTCGGATTTAATTTGTGGTCACACGGGATTGGCTTTTCTAAGGAACAGGGTACagtaaaaaagaaattgaattTCCTTAAATATCAATAAAGCCATAGTGTGACGTGACTTTGACTGGCTGTTACACAAGGTGTGGTTTTCTTCCTTAAAGAGGAAATCACAAAGCTCTCAGTTTCATTATGGGACttcttcattttatttggtTGTGAGAAAACCTGATTTCGCGCTACCTATTTTGGTCGTGAGAACAGCTCCAGTCTCACGTCCCTCCTGCCAGATTTTCTCATGGGGCGATTCATTCCTGCGCGATGCTCCGCAGAACGTATTTGACCGTGTAGGCGAAGGCGGCGAAGCCCACGATGACAAACAAGTTGGCGAGCGCTCCACCCAGGAGTCCATGGTTACGATTGACCTGCTGTAGGTCGGGTGGGTGGGCCGCTCCCGGGGCCACATGCCCATTCAGGGGCAGATGGCCATTTTGCGCATTGTGGGCTTCGCCATCGGGCACCACGTCGGGGAGAGGCAGGGCTTGAGAACGAGACCTGAGCTCTTCCTGCATGCGCTGCTTCTGTTTGATTTCCTGTTGAAAACATCATTTGGATTGTTTCAATGGCGGTCTATGtgcattagatttttttaaagtagttttACAGATCCTACACCTGTGCGAGTGTCTTGCACAAGACTTACTTCAACAACTTCTGGAAACAGTTCGCAAAACACTTTGTCTTTGATGTTGAACACAAGGCTTTGAGAGGCCAGCTGTcttttctgtgaaaaaaaaacaaatgttacaaaAGTTTCAATGCACTATATTTTTAGtactaaaatacaaaaaagtaatgATACCCAAATCTGCTCGCAGTCTGATACGCAGCTACTTATACTATAAATTATGtccaaattaaatatttaagcgaaatatcttttttcttcttcacTCACTGTGAAATCAGAGGTTTCAATACTGCCGAGGGTGGGGCCCTTCTCAACCATGAAGCTCAGGAGCCCGGTTAAGATGGTGGAGACGGACCATGCTGGGTTCCATGTATCAGGGTGAAAATCTGTGATGGACAGACATAACCTGAAAGAGAATGTAAATCATCCCGTCACTAAAAAAACTGTATCGTGATCGTTCCTCTGACTTGCCCTGTTAAAATGCCCTGTAAATTACCTTGTGTTACATTTAAATCTTCCATTGGGTGTGATCATGTATATACTCGGAGGTTTGAAGGGGAATTCCCGTGGAAAAATGAGTTTGCCGTGATAAAACCCACCTGCAAAAATGACAGAAGAGAAAGAATGAAGCTCCTGCACATGATAAAGGAAATCAAATGAAGTGAAAATGAAACAGAGAAAAATCACCTTCATATGGGGTTTTCTCAGGACCACGTACTAGATAATGCCTGAAATGGAAACCGAACAAGATATATTTTTCATGGTAAAgacaaacatgaacataaagATTTAAATCAATGTGAATGTGATCAAATGACTATAGGAATTCAATTTTGGGAGATCTCTTTAAATGGAGGAGTAATGGGATCCCAACAGATGTTGCATATAAACCGAACTTGCCATTCCAAAATATTGGATGGGAGAGGTTCTGCGCAGATGTACGGGACCGGATCTTTCTTGATGCGCAGATAGTCCTGTTTTAACCTCTGTGTCGCTGTTGTTGGGGCCCTCTTGTTTAGGTTGTTGCTCATCTGTGAAATCACATGGCATTCATATTATGCAACACAAACACGTTTCCTTTCTGTTCAATAGAAACAATGTTTGTTGACATTAATATAAGCATATAGTAGAGGCGAATGCTAGACATCTGTACTAAGTTTACAAACTGACTGTTTATCACACGTTAACACGCTttccaaaaacatttaactgtaaGTGTAACAACGACAACACACGTACCGGTGGCATTTGGATAAATTATAAGTTATCCGCTTAATAGTCTGCAACTGATAAACATGAGACTGCAGTCAAATAAGACGACAACAACAGGGAATCTGAATaacgttaaataaaaacaatacaagcaCACGGCGAGGCTAATGCGCGTGCAAAGCTTGTATTTTATAAGTGAGCGGAACATCCCTGGGCATAGTCTGATCGTACCTACTGTATGAATAGACCGCTTGAAACGAGTCTATGATGACTGAAGTTGTTGTCTAGATAGGCAAGCAACTTAgcagtaacacaaacacactgaacgGGTATTTTTAACGAGTCGCTCTCACCTCTTTCAACGCCCTCCACGGGATCGACAAGGGTCCAGTTGTTGTGATATATCAATatccttttattttatatcgAATGTGTCCTtgaaaaactttcaaaaataacaaaaatgaagcTCTTTGGCTAAGGTGAAATTGTCATCTATCCCCCATATCAATATGGCCGCCACAACACAAGGAAGTGATGatgtaaaagagaaaataaaagctCTTGAGAAGCTTTCggatgtttttcaaaataaaggtaaataaaataatacgaCATCGATCAAGCgtaaaaatccataaaaaagtGTATCTTATCTTGGAAGGTCGAACAGccgtgttttattattttattaaatttagcgatatataaataaatgtgtttcatgTTGCTGAAATATATAATGCAGTATAACAATGAACCGTCTTTTACCATCTTTCTCGCTTTGTTTTAatatggaagcccgtttccgccagggttgggaattttttttcgacttactaagtcataataatgagatactaagtcgaaatttcgacatACTAAGTCATAaaaatgagatactaagtcgaaatttcgacttactaagtcataataatgagatactaagtcgaaatttcgacttactaagtcataataatgagatactaagtccaAATttcgacttactaagtcataataatgagatactaactcgaaatttcgacttagaaagtcataataatgacttagtatctcataataatgacttagtaagtcataataatgagatactaagtcgaaatttcgagtTAATAATGAGAAACTCTCTCAGAACAATGATGGCGTTTATGTATGCACGCATGCGCAACGGTTCCTGTTGCAAATTTTGAAATAGTGAACACATATGAAAGTAagtatacacacaaatacacattcaaCGAGCTCTTCGATAGTTTATTCGTCTAAAATACCAGTTCTATGAAAGTTTACAGTTACATTCGCCAAATGCAGAGACGAGCAGTGCCGAATAAGTCTTCGGAAGCAAACAGACAATTCCCGGTAGCCTGCCGACTGATTGGCCGGCTGACAGAAAGCGCTTATTGCTTATGTGTACCAAAGAGAAAATTTAGGAATTTTGCATTCGAAAGGAAAGTCATCAATCTGTTTTACATGATTTCACAATGTAGCACAATATGCCCGTAGACGGGGGATGGGTTGCTGTTGGGCTACGCTATTCAGAATGAGAAAGTCCTTTATTGCCAAGTAACGTTATGTTTGCACaaacaaggaatttgttttggtgacaggatcATCTATCTAGTACACAACAACAGCAGTACACAGAGAAGATAACGCAAaagaatacagtacacagattttcaaaaatattggGCTGCACGTTCccgctctctttcttttttccgaCAGCGAGTTGACAGACTTGACTCGTCTGCGGCAGTTATAGTGAAAgtaaaatattatgttatatagAGTAATGTTAGAAAAGATGGAGAATACAGTCTCAGTAACACATCTGGCGCTTGGTGAACACTCGTTTACGTTTCCCATGTTTACCATAGCGCTCTATGTATGTGCATTGACCAATAATTTCATCCACTTTTTTCATTTGCCCTGCTTACATGTTCTTAATGTTAGAAAGATGCCTAGTACAGAGTCTCCGCAACAGTTCTCATGTTTAATGCACGCGTTTCTGACTTTATGAGCGCTCATCAATGATTTCATCCACTCGTCTCATTCGCTCCGGTTAAGttgatgtttgaaatgatgCTGGTGATGGTAAAGTCTCTACAACAGTTCTCGTATGTGATACACGTTTGCACTTTCGTGTTAACCATAACGCTCTAATCTGATGAATGATTTTCATCCACTCGTCTTGATTCGCTCAGGTTAAACGTTGTTAAAGTTAGAAAGATGGCCAGTGCGAGTCTCTGCAACAGTTCTTGCGTTTAAAGTTTGCGTTTCTGTCTATATGTATGCTGATCAATGATTATATGTGAATAaaaggcaaatatttttttatcattcaaaTGTAGGCTTTTGACATGTAATGAGCAATGAATGAGCAATTCAATTGTTCAAGTATTTATTAAACTCTTTAATCTCTTTATTAATCACTCAACTATTTATGTAAGCTCTGGTCcattaatactgaaaaatacatctttgattttaaatagtaaatgtatTAGTACAATTTACATTAGATAACAAATAATACATAGTAGACAAataatacataatgtaaatatatacagcAGGTATGGCATGGGCGTGATGTGCCTTGACATATGGCCATGGTTTTAAATAGAGCTAACCGGTTGGAGacgaatgaaagaaaaaatgccAACAACGAAAGCAAAATAAGAGTCATGTGCTTTTGTACTattttaaattcttattttgttttatccAAATTATGCAAGTACATGTTTACAATTTCAGTATTTGAACACTGGCATAAAGTTGCTTGACGTTGGACGTTGACATTCGTGAATTTAGGTACCGTCTCCAAAGTTACATTAATACACGTTTCTAACTTCAGTTCCATTTAAAGGGAATAACTTAGAACACAAAACCATCTAAATGTAGGTTCAACCATAATGCACAcctttagattttttatatttatcacaATAAACTgtgggggggcacggtggcttagtggttagcatgttcgcctcacacctccagggttgggggttcgactCCTGCTtccgacctgtgtgtgtggagtttgcatgttctccccgtgccttgggggtttcctccgggtactccggtttcctcccctggtccaaagacatgcagggtaggttgattggcatctctggaaaaattgtcctgtagggtgtgagtgcgtgagtgaatgagtgagtgtgtgtgccctgcgatgggttggcactccatccagggtgtatcctgccttgatagccgatgactcctgagataggcgcaggctccccgtgacccgaggtagttcggataagcggtagaaaatggatggatggacaatAAACTGTCAACTCATATGtaaatattgctatttgttttgctgtgtatatatatatatatatatctttccTGGCTCATATTAAGGTGGAGCCATCCTGATTTCGTACACATGTGTAGGCCCACTGTACttttaagtggcttaaccaaacactttacaaacaacatgtacacaaaaacagtcaaatactgccttaattaaaatatgatatacaaatatatcctaggtgaaataaaataaattgtttttaagctcatcatgtttttaatttattaacaaatcattttaatttttgtattattcaatTATATACCTAAATAATCTATATTAAAGAACaacatttaacaacatttaaaagcagACGATTGGATTATTTCACGTTCACAACATATTTGTTGTGCATATAATACAAAACCTCAACAGGCCAGTAAAAAATTAGCAGCATTAGTCGTTTTTTGGTGTCAAAAAATTATGTGATTGGGTGTCATGAAGTGCCGAAATACTTCACTGACATAAATGTCTTTTTCACCAGAAGCTCCTAAATGTCACTTAGTGTCTTTGACCAGTGACCCAGGCAGCAAATAATCCATTTATTTCATATACTTGAAGTCTGCCATGTTTGGTAGGATTTTCTCCCACCCGTACGTTAAAAAGTTTATTGAGATTTTTTCAGTAGGCTACTGTACATTGGACACTGGACTGCGAGAGCATCCTATAAGCATGTATCAGTTGGCTCTCAACTCTCTCCCGCGGTCACATGCTGATTAATCAGTATGTCACATGCTTCTGCCTTATACGGCCAGCCAGCGAGAAAAGCACAAATATCTGATGTTTGGCTGATATAACAATATAATTACtacaaaaaagcatttaaacatggcCACCGACTCACAAAGCTCTCGGCTCAACAGAAATGTTCCGGATGAgatattactgtatatatacagtttaaagaaaaagtatgtgaaccctttgggcttacttggatttcttcataaattggtcataaaatgtgttctgatcttcatctaagtctcagcaatagagaaacacagtctgcttaaactaataccgcacaaacattatacgttttcatgtttttattgaacacaacatgtaaacattcatagtgcagggtggataaagtatgtgaaaccctaggctcatgacttctccaagagctaattggagccaggagtcagccaacctggggtccaatcaatgtgatgagattggatgtgttgattaaagctggcctgtccaataaaaaacacacaccagttttgagtttgctgttctgaagaagcgttgtctgatgtgaaccatgcctcgcacaaaataGCTCTCAGatgacctacgatcaagaattgttgacttacataaagctggaaaggactacaaaagtatatcttaaagccttgatgtccatgtgtccacggtaaaacagattgtctacaaatggagaaagtacagcactgttgctacactccctaggcgtggtcgtcctgtaaagatgactgcaagagcacagcgcagaatgctcaatgaggtgaagaagaatcctagagtgtcagctaaacacttacaaaaatctctggcacatgctaacatttttgttgacaaatctacaataaggaaaacattaaacaagaatgtacttcatgggaggacaccacggaggaagccactgctgtccaaaaaaaacattgcagcacgtttgaagtttgcaaaagagcacctggatgttccacagcactactggcaaaacattctgtggacagatgaaaccaaaattgagttgtttggaaagaacacacaacgctatgtgtggagaacaaaaggcacagcacaccaacatgaaaacctcatcccaactgtgaaatatggtggacggggcatcatggtttggggctgctttgctgcctcaggccctggacggattactgtcatcaatggaaaaatgaattccaaagtttatcaagacattttgcaggaaaacttaagaccatctttccgccaactgaagcctaacagaggatggacgatgcaacaggacaacgacccaaagcatagaagtaaatcaacaacagaatggcttcaacagaagaaaatacgccttctggagtggcccagtcctgacctcaacccgattgagatgctgtggcatgacctcaagagagcgattcacaccagacatcctaagaatattgctgaactgaaacacttttgtaaagaggaatggtccaaaatttctcctgaccgttgtgcaggtctgatctgcaactataggaaacgtttggttgaggttattgctgccaaaggagggtcaaccagttattaatcccaaaggttcacatactttttccaccct includes the following:
- the ube2j2 gene encoding ubiquitin-conjugating enzyme E2 J2, which codes for MSNNLNKRAPTTATQRLKQDYLRIKKDPVPYICAEPLPSNILEWHYLVRGPEKTPYEGGFYHGKLIFPREFPFKPPSIYMITPNGRFKCNTRLCLSITDFHPDTWNPAWSVSTILTGLLSFMVEKGPTLGSIETSDFTKRQLASQSLVFNIKDKVFCELFPEVVEEIKQKQRMQEELRSRSQALPLPDVVPDGEAHNAQNGHLPLNGHVAPGAAHPPDLQQVNRNHGLLGGALANLFVIVGFAAFAYTVKYVLRSIAQE